The proteins below come from a single Oscillospiraceae bacterium genomic window:
- a CDS encoding glycerol-3-phosphate acyltransferase, whose protein sequence is MSWGYGVFLRLLCLAAGYLFGCFLTAEVVARCTAGESARQIGSGNPGMANIMTHLGKRAGLLVLAGDVLKTAAACWFCWQLAPELHLTALLYGGFGAVLGHNWPFWNHGHGGKGVAVTCAWLMLYLPVTGVLCCLAGGIAVLLTGYLPLGAVLIAALAVPVGWLQYGGEAGAILLLSAAIMLARHWAGLVRMYRGEEPQFFRPKH, encoded by the coding sequence GTGAGCTGGGGATATGGGGTATTTTTGCGGTTGCTCTGCCTTGCGGCGGGGTATCTGTTCGGCTGTTTTCTCACGGCCGAGGTGGTGGCACGCTGCACAGCCGGGGAAAGCGCACGGCAGATCGGCAGCGGAAATCCGGGCATGGCCAACATCATGACCCATTTGGGTAAGCGCGCCGGTCTGCTGGTGCTGGCCGGCGATGTGCTGAAAACCGCCGCTGCCTGCTGGTTCTGCTGGCAGCTTGCACCGGAGCTGCACCTCACGGCCCTGCTGTACGGCGGGTTCGGTGCGGTGCTGGGGCACAACTGGCCCTTCTGGAACCACGGGCACGGCGGCAAGGGCGTGGCCGTGACCTGTGCATGGCTGATGCTGTATCTGCCCGTCACAGGGGTGCTGTGCTGCCTTGCGGGCGGCATTGCGGTACTGCTGACCGGTTACCTGCCACTTGGCGCCGTGTTGATTGCGGCGCTGGCCGTGCCGGTAGGCTGGCTGCAGTACGGCGGCGAGGCCGGTGCGATCCTGCTGCTCAGCGCTGCTATCATGCTGGCCCGGCATTGGGCGGGCCTTGTGCGGATGTACCGAGGCGAGGAGCCGCAGTTTTTCCGCCCGAAGCACTGA
- a CDS encoding uracil-DNA glycosylase: MDLQALQNECLNCRRCALCDTRTHVVFGQGVPTAEVMFVGEGPGASEDEQGLPFVGRSGQLLDHYLEAIDLSREKNVYIANIIKCRPPQNRDPLPEESAACMPWLRQQFQLIRPKIVVCLGRVAAQQMMDPAFSISRDHGRFYEKQGTLFMATYHPAALLRYPVNKPAVFGDFVSLREKITQVCEHTY, from the coding sequence ATGGATTTGCAAGCATTGCAGAATGAATGTCTGAACTGCCGCCGCTGCGCACTGTGCGACACCCGCACACATGTCGTGTTCGGGCAGGGGGTTCCCACAGCAGAGGTCATGTTTGTGGGTGAAGGCCCCGGCGCCAGTGAGGACGAGCAGGGCCTGCCTTTTGTGGGGCGCAGCGGCCAGCTGCTCGACCATTATCTGGAAGCAATTGACCTGAGCCGGGAGAAAAATGTCTATATTGCCAACATCATAAAATGCCGTCCGCCGCAGAACCGTGACCCGCTGCCGGAGGAATCTGCCGCCTGTATGCCGTGGCTGCGCCAGCAGTTCCAGCTGATACGCCCCAAGATCGTTGTGTGTCTGGGCCGCGTGGCTGCACAGCAGATGATGGACCCGGCCTTTTCGATTTCCCGCGATCACGGCAGATTTTACGAAAAGCAGGGGACACTCTTTATGGCGACCTACCACCCTGCGGCGCTGCTGCGCTATCCGGTCAACAAGCCTGCGGTGTTCGGCGATTTTGTCAGCCTGCGGGAAAAGATCACACAGGTCTGTGAGCACACCTATTAA
- a CDS encoding ATP-dependent DNA helicase, with protein sequence MEPETLALTLPIRRLVEFLLRTGSIDSRFTGFDRALEGARLHRKLQRAAVKEFPDYQAEVSLRQQRSCAGVCYTLEGRADGIFTDTDGMTTIDEIKTTTLPPELITGEQSPEHWAQAQIYAAIYAAQQGLSAMRVRLTYYQVDEELEFRFSHDYTADALNAIVTDLLTRYAPWAKRAAEWQRLSRASLAALRFPFDSYRPGQRAMIGAVYKACTEGGHLLCQAPTGIGKTMSVLFPALKAVGEGGPVFYLTARGTTRAAAENALALLRAADPALKLRSVTLTAKDKICLQEHRECTPEACPYANGYYDRVKQALWDGLDTHALTAEALQALARRHKVCPFELGLDLSLWCDVVVGDYNYLFDPVVHLVRFFDTAGDYIFLLDEAHNLPGRARDMHSAVLTKSAFYDAKKRLGKGKSSLKNALTKVNNLFIEWRHRCEETPGDSRFGRTFFEESRAEALDRALTKLCEPLEIWLDEHRDPDETHEALLQLYFDIRAWLRVADTFDDHFVLQVSAHGSEVRAAMLCLDPSDFLAADFAKGRAAVLFSATLAPAGYYKDLCGLPDARAVALRSPFDPGNLGLWCACHVSTRYKDREDSIAKVSDLLAIMAGARRGHYLAFFPSYSYLQQVREDFTARYPDMPILSQESDMDEAQRAAFLERFREQGEEALLGFAVLGGVFGEGVDLTGESLIGAAIVSPGLPQIGPRQEQLRDYFEKTRGTGFDYAYRYPGMNKVLQAAGRVIRTPQDRGVVLLIDDRFAAPDTRRLMPPHWEHLRVVESAETLAGELERFWGREASPEGEAVSGPAR encoded by the coding sequence ATGGAGCCTGAGACACTGGCACTGACGCTGCCCATACGGCGTCTGGTGGAATTTTTATTGCGCACCGGCAGCATCGACAGCCGCTTTACCGGCTTTGACCGTGCCCTTGAGGGTGCGCGCCTGCACCGCAAGCTGCAGCGGGCCGCTGTCAAGGAATTCCCCGACTATCAGGCGGAGGTATCCCTCAGGCAGCAGCGCAGCTGTGCCGGTGTGTGCTACACGCTCGAGGGGCGTGCCGACGGCATCTTTACCGACACGGACGGCATGACAACGATTGACGAGATCAAGACCACAACGCTGCCGCCGGAGCTTATCACCGGCGAGCAAAGCCCGGAGCATTGGGCGCAGGCACAGATCTATGCAGCCATCTATGCCGCGCAGCAGGGGCTATCCGCCATGCGGGTGCGGCTGACCTACTATCAGGTGGATGAGGAGCTGGAATTTCGCTTTAGTCACGACTATACAGCGGATGCCCTGAACGCCATCGTCACCGACCTGCTGACCCGGTATGCCCCCTGGGCCAAGCGCGCCGCCGAGTGGCAGCGGCTGAGCCGGGCCTCGCTGGCCGCGCTCCGCTTTCCCTTTGACAGCTACCGGCCCGGGCAGCGGGCCATGATCGGTGCGGTGTACAAGGCCTGCACCGAGGGTGGGCACCTGCTCTGTCAGGCCCCCACCGGCATCGGAAAGACGATGAGCGTGCTTTTCCCTGCGCTGAAGGCTGTGGGAGAGGGCGGGCCGGTGTTCTACCTGACGGCGCGCGGCACGACCCGGGCAGCGGCCGAAAACGCCCTCGCGCTGCTGCGCGCAGCCGACCCGGCACTCAAGCTGCGCAGCGTCACCCTGACCGCCAAGGACAAAATCTGCCTGCAGGAGCATCGTGAGTGTACGCCGGAGGCGTGCCCCTATGCCAACGGCTACTATGACCGAGTAAAACAGGCACTGTGGGATGGTCTGGACACCCACGCCCTGACTGCCGAGGCCCTGCAGGCGCTGGCCCGCCGCCACAAGGTATGCCCGTTTGAGCTGGGACTGGATCTGAGCCTTTGGTGTGATGTGGTCGTGGGCGATTACAACTACCTGTTTGACCCGGTCGTGCATCTCGTCCGCTTTTTTGATACGGCGGGCGATTATATCTTCCTGCTGGATGAGGCGCACAACCTGCCCGGCCGCGCCCGCGATATGCACAGCGCGGTGCTGACAAAAAGTGCCTTCTACGATGCTAAAAAGAGGCTCGGCAAGGGGAAAAGCAGCCTGAAAAACGCCCTGACGAAGGTCAACAATCTCTTTATCGAGTGGAGGCACCGCTGTGAGGAAACGCCCGGCGACAGCCGCTTTGGCAGAACCTTTTTTGAAGAAAGTCGGGCAGAAGCACTGGACCGCGCCCTCACGAAGCTCTGTGAGCCGCTGGAAATCTGGCTCGATGAGCATCGTGACCCGGATGAAACGCATGAGGCGCTGCTGCAGCTCTACTTTGACATCCGGGCATGGCTGCGTGTGGCAGACACCTTTGACGACCACTTTGTGCTGCAGGTGTCCGCACACGGCAGTGAGGTCCGCGCCGCTATGCTCTGTCTGGACCCAAGCGATTTTCTGGCGGCGGATTTTGCCAAGGGGCGCGCCGCGGTGCTCTTCAGCGCCACGCTGGCCCCGGCAGGCTACTATAAAGATCTCTGCGGCTTGCCGGACGCCCGGGCCGTGGCGCTGCGCAGCCCGTTTGACCCCGGCAATCTGGGGCTGTGGTGTGCGTGTCATGTCAGCACCCGCTACAAGGACCGGGAGGACAGCATTGCGAAGGTGTCCGACCTTCTGGCGATCATGGCGGGTGCGCGGCGCGGGCATTATCTGGCGTTTTTCCCCAGCTACAGCTATCTGCAGCAGGTGCGGGAGGATTTCACAGCCCGCTATCCCGATATGCCGATCCTCAGTCAGGAGAGCGACATGGACGAAGCACAGCGTGCCGCATTTCTGGAACGCTTTAGAGAGCAGGGCGAGGAGGCGCTGCTGGGCTTTGCCGTGCTGGGCGGCGTATTCGGTGAGGGCGTGGACCTGACAGGGGAGAGTCTGATCGGCGCGGCTATCGTCAGCCCCGGTCTGCCGCAGATCGGCCCCCGGCAGGAGCAGCTGCGGGACTATTTTGAAAAGACCCGCGGCACCGGCTTTGACTACGCCTACCGCTATCCCGGCATGAACAAGGTCCTGCAGGCTGCCGGGCGGGTCATCCGCACACCGCAGGACCGGGGCGTCGTCCTGCTCATTGACGACCGCTTTGCCGCACCCGATACCCGCCGGCTGATGCCGCCGCACTGGGAGCATCTGCGGGTCGTGGAAAGCGCCGAGACGCTGGCCGGGGAGCTGGAACGGTTCTGGGGCAGAGAGGCTTCCCCCGAGGGGGAAGCTGTCAGCGGCCCCGCCCGCTGA
- a CDS encoding MATE family efflux transporter: MTKDLTSGSPLKVILMFTLPLVLGNLFQQFYALADTIIVGRFCGVGALASVGATGSVNYLILGFVIGVCNGFAIPIAQLFGARDYSDLRRHVANAAWLCIAGSVVLTVATVALTRPMMQLMQTPADILDGAVIYIGWIFAGIPFIFLYNMVAAIMRALGDSKTPLYFLILTSALNIGLDLLFIIPFQMGVLGAALATDISQVISGVLSFIYLSRKFDVLKMQKSDFTYSKKACARLLGIGIPMGLQCSITAIGSVIMQWAVNVLGSTAVAAVTAAGKTQSLLTVPMESVGTAMATYAGQNLGASRMDRVRQGVNSAMLIILIYGVASAFVLHFTDVQIMGLFLDTAKEVDIVAMGREYLFWNSVFFVPLGALIVWRYTIQGLGFSTLAMMAGVAEMVARTVVAIALVPVLGYFGAELSNPAAWIAACVFLYPAYIWTCRQLDNRLLAAKLHIQGDHAEPIL, translated from the coding sequence ATGACGAAAGACCTCACGAGCGGCAGTCCGCTCAAAGTTATTCTGATGTTTACGCTGCCGCTGGTGCTGGGCAACCTGTTCCAGCAGTTCTATGCGCTGGCGGACACTATCATTGTCGGCCGCTTCTGCGGTGTCGGTGCGCTGGCCTCGGTCGGCGCGACCGGGTCGGTCAACTATCTGATCCTCGGCTTTGTCATTGGCGTCTGCAACGGCTTTGCAATCCCCATCGCGCAGCTGTTCGGCGCGCGGGATTACAGTGATCTGCGCCGCCATGTGGCCAACGCCGCGTGGCTTTGCATTGCGGGCAGCGTGGTGCTGACCGTGGCGACCGTGGCGCTGACGCGCCCCATGATGCAGCTGATGCAGACGCCCGCGGACATCCTTGACGGTGCTGTCATCTATATCGGCTGGATCTTTGCGGGAATCCCGTTCATCTTTTTGTACAACATGGTGGCGGCCATCATGCGCGCACTGGGCGACAGCAAAACGCCGCTGTACTTTCTGATCCTGACCAGTGCGCTCAACATCGGGCTCGACCTTTTGTTCATCATCCCGTTTCAGATGGGTGTTCTGGGGGCGGCGCTGGCCACTGACATCTCGCAGGTCATTTCCGGTGTGCTGAGCTTTATCTATCTGAGCCGTAAATTTGATGTGCTGAAGATGCAGAAATCTGACTTTACCTACAGCAAAAAGGCCTGCGCCCGTCTGCTGGGCATCGGTATACCCATGGGTCTGCAGTGCAGCATCACGGCCATTGGCAGCGTCATCATGCAGTGGGCGGTCAATGTGCTGGGCAGCACCGCCGTTGCCGCCGTCACCGCAGCAGGCAAGACCCAGAGTCTGCTGACCGTTCCGATGGAGAGCGTCGGCACGGCCATGGCAACCTACGCCGGGCAAAACCTTGGTGCATCCCGCATGGATCGCGTGCGGCAGGGCGTCAACAGCGCAATGCTCATTATTTTGATTTACGGTGTGGCATCGGCTTTCGTCCTGCATTTTACCGATGTGCAGATCATGGGGCTGTTTCTGGACACTGCCAAGGAAGTTGACATTGTGGCCATGGGGCGCGAATATCTGTTCTGGAACAGCGTATTCTTCGTGCCGCTGGGGGCATTGATCGTCTGGCGTTACACCATTCAGGGTCTCGGCTTCTCAACGCTTGCCATGATGGCCGGTGTGGCTGAGATGGTGGCCCGCACGGTGGTGGCTATTGCGCTGGTGCCGGTGCTGGGCTACTTCGGTGCCGAGCTGTCCAACCCGGCCGCGTGGATTGCTGCCTGCGTATTCCTCTATCCCGCGTATATATGGACCTGCCGCCAGCTGGACAACCGTCTGCTGGCTGCCAAGCTGCATATACAGGGTGACCACGCGGAGCCGATTTTATAA
- a CDS encoding diaminopimelate decarboxylase, translated as MTKKVPFITLAQAKEIAADIPTPFHLYDEKGIRENARRVNAAFSWNKGFKEYFAVKATPNPYLLKILQEEGCGVDCSSYTELLMSEACGFRGSDIMFSSNDTPAQDMKKAYDLGAYINLDDLTHVEFLEKVAGVPKTVCCRYNPGGVFELGNGIMDNPGDAKYGMSEDQMAEAYTKLMAAGAEEFGIHSFLASNTVTDDYYPKLAGVLFELAVRLHKRTGAKIKFINLSGGVGIAYRPDQRSNDIAAIGEGVRKKFEEILVPAGMGDVAIFTEMGRFMLAPYGALVTTVLHQKHIYKEYIGVDACAANLMRPAMYGAYHHITVLGKEDAPCDHKYDVTGGLCENNDKFAIDRMLPEIEIGDVVYIHDTGAHGFSMGYNYNGKLRSAEVLLKEDGSHQLIRRAETPADYFATFDFSPFFKK; from the coding sequence ATGACGAAGAAAGTGCCGTTTATCACGCTTGCACAGGCGAAAGAGATCGCCGCCGATATTCCCACCCCGTTCCACCTCTATGACGAAAAGGGTATCCGGGAAAATGCCCGCAGGGTCAACGCTGCGTTCAGCTGGAACAAGGGCTTTAAAGAATATTTCGCCGTAAAGGCCACGCCGAACCCTTACCTGCTCAAGATCCTGCAGGAGGAGGGCTGCGGCGTTGACTGCTCCAGCTATACGGAGCTGCTGATGAGTGAGGCCTGCGGCTTCCGGGGTAGTGACATCATGTTTTCCTCCAACGACACCCCGGCGCAGGATATGAAGAAGGCCTACGACCTCGGCGCGTACATCAATCTGGATGATCTGACCCATGTCGAATTTCTCGAGAAGGTTGCTGGTGTGCCCAAGACCGTATGCTGCCGCTACAATCCGGGCGGTGTGTTTGAGTTGGGCAACGGTATCATGGACAACCCCGGCGATGCCAAGTACGGCATGAGCGAGGACCAGATGGCCGAGGCATACACCAAACTGATGGCTGCCGGTGCCGAGGAGTTCGGTATCCACTCCTTCCTGGCCAGCAACACCGTCACCGATGACTATTACCCCAAGCTGGCCGGTGTCCTGTTTGAGTTGGCTGTCCGCCTGCATAAGCGCACCGGCGCCAAGATCAAATTCATCAACCTGTCGGGCGGTGTGGGCATCGCCTACCGCCCCGACCAGCGCAGCAACGACATTGCAGCCATCGGCGAAGGTGTCCGCAAAAAGTTTGAGGAAATTCTGGTTCCGGCCGGTATGGGCGATGTGGCGATTTTCACCGAGATGGGCCGCTTTATGCTGGCACCCTACGGTGCGCTTGTCACGACCGTGCTGCATCAGAAGCATATCTATAAGGAGTACATCGGCGTGGATGCCTGCGCCGCCAACCTGATGCGCCCGGCTATGTACGGCGCCTACCACCATATTACCGTGCTGGGCAAGGAGGACGCCCCCTGCGACCATAAATACGATGTGACCGGCGGCCTGTGCGAAAACAATGATAAGTTTGCCATCGACCGCATGCTGCCCGAGATCGAGATCGGGGATGTCGTTTATATCCACGACACCGGTGCTCACGGCTTCTCGATGGGCTACAACTACAACGGCAAGCTGCGCAGTGCCGAGGTCCTGCTGAAGGAGGACGGCTCCCACCAGCTTATCCGCCGTGCCGAAACACCGGCGGATTACTTCGCAACCTTCGATTTCAGCCCTTTCTTCAAAAAATAA
- a CDS encoding GyrI-like domain-containing protein, which produces MAFDFKKEYKEFYLPKTKPALVTVPPMNYLAVRGKGDPNEENGAYQQAIGLLYGVAYTIKMSKKGDHRIEGYFDYVVPPLEGFWQQEGADAADAINYAHKERFVWVSVIRLPDFVTKADFAWAVQEAAAKKKQDFSAVEFLTVEEGLCVQCMHIGPYDREPETIAVMDAFLAANGYTNDLTQTRRHHEIYLSDVRKTAPDKLKTVIRHPIRKL; this is translated from the coding sequence ATGGCCTTTGATTTCAAGAAGGAATACAAAGAGTTTTACCTGCCCAAAACAAAGCCGGCGCTTGTTACGGTGCCGCCGATGAACTACCTTGCCGTGCGCGGCAAGGGTGACCCGAATGAGGAGAACGGCGCGTATCAGCAGGCCATTGGCCTGTTGTACGGCGTTGCCTATACCATCAAGATGAGCAAAAAGGGTGACCACCGTATCGAGGGTTACTTTGATTATGTTGTCCCGCCGCTCGAGGGATTCTGGCAGCAGGAGGGTGCGGACGCCGCGGACGCCATAAATTACGCGCATAAGGAGCGCTTTGTGTGGGTATCCGTTATCCGTCTGCCGGACTTTGTGACAAAGGCGGATTTCGCGTGGGCGGTGCAGGAGGCTGCAGCGAAAAAGAAGCAGGATTTCTCTGCCGTGGAATTTCTGACGGTTGAGGAGGGACTGTGCGTGCAGTGCATGCACATCGGCCCCTACGACAGGGAGCCGGAGACGATTGCGGTCATGGATGCTTTTTTGGCAGCCAACGGTTACACCAATGACTTGACACAGACACGCCGCCACCATGAGATCTACCTTTCCGATGTGCGCAAAACAGCCCCGGATAAGCTGAAAACCGTGATACGCCACCCCATCAGAAAGCTGTGA
- the rnhA gene encoding ribonuclease HI, giving the protein MKQIEIYTDGACSGNPGPGGWGAILRFRTAQKVYEKELSGGEANTTNNRMEMTALLEALRQLKEPCAIDLYSDSKYVIDSLQKGWAKGWRARGWKKADKSPALNPDLWAPLLAESEKHEITYHWLKGHAGHPENERCDRMAVEQSKKYGGRQA; this is encoded by the coding sequence ATGAAGCAGATTGAAATTTATACGGACGGTGCCTGCAGCGGCAACCCCGGGCCGGGCGGCTGGGGGGCGATCCTGCGGTTTCGCACGGCGCAGAAGGTGTATGAGAAGGAGCTTTCCGGCGGGGAGGCGAACACGACCAACAACCGCATGGAGATGACAGCCCTGCTGGAGGCGCTGCGCCAGCTCAAGGAGCCCTGCGCCATCGACCTGTACAGCGACAGCAAATATGTCATCGACAGCCTGCAGAAGGGCTGGGCCAAGGGCTGGCGTGCACGCGGGTGGAAAAAGGCCGACAAATCCCCTGCCTTGAACCCGGACCTGTGGGCCCCGCTGCTGGCCGAGAGCGAAAAGCATGAGATCACCTACCACTGGCTGAAGGGCCACGCAGGCCACCCCGAAAACGAGCGCTGCGACCGGATGGCCGTGGAGCAGAGCAAAAAATACGGCGGGCGTCAGGCCTGA
- a CDS encoding ribonuclease J, protein MEEFKPKRKNNTQPVQAGQNTGRAPQQRRPRAPKPQGENAAAPAQHKPRTRKPRPAAPAAAEQSAVQSIPAPRPRRPRQSSQNAAAGQNTAPRPQRRGRRPQRAAEPYEMTPATPMHICPLGGLGEVGKNITLYECQGDMILVDCGLVFPDADMFGVDLVIPDFTYVLENKDRIKGLFITHGHEDHIGSLPYLLKKFNVPIYAAKLTIGLIKNKLEEHGLASSAIFHEIRPRQKVTLGCFTVEPIHVNHSIPDSLAFAIDCPAGVVIHTGDFKVDYTPLSGDAVTDLPTIAEYGRRGVLALLADSTNAERPGFTATEQTVAEGVRRLFAKAGKRRIIVATFASNIYRVQQIIDLAIESGRKVAVSGRSMVSNTEMAKELGYLHAPDNVLITIDEINKYPPEKVVLITTGSQGEPLSALSRMAQASHRQVRVGPNDFIIISARPIPGNEKTVTKVVNGLLTLGAEVIYENMYDTHVSGHACQEEQKLMLTLAHPQFFLPVHGEFKQLKRHAETAEHLGYIPKQNIYIAENGQNIRISADGMTVENTVTAGAVMVDGYGVGDVGNVVLRDRHHLSEDGIIIVTAAIDGSNGQVLSGPDLVSRGFVYVRESEELMEGARTQVEMALDRSLADNMHDWASVKARVRESLSSYIYRRTKRSPMILPILLEV, encoded by the coding sequence ATGGAAGAGTTTAAGCCAAAACGCAAAAATAACACCCAGCCTGTTCAGGCCGGACAGAATACCGGCCGTGCGCCGCAGCAGCGCCGTCCCCGCGCACCCAAGCCGCAGGGCGAGAATGCCGCTGCCCCCGCGCAGCATAAGCCGCGCACCCGCAAGCCGCGCCCGGCAGCCCCCGCCGCCGCAGAGCAATCCGCCGTGCAGAGCATCCCGGCTCCGCGGCCCCGCCGCCCGCGCCAGAGCAGCCAGAACGCTGCCGCCGGGCAGAATACCGCCCCGCGCCCCCAGCGCCGCGGCCGCCGCCCGCAGCGCGCAGCGGAGCCCTATGAGATGACCCCGGCCACCCCCATGCACATCTGCCCGCTGGGCGGCCTCGGTGAGGTCGGCAAAAACATTACGCTGTATGAATGCCAGGGGGATATGATCCTCGTGGACTGCGGACTTGTTTTCCCCGATGCTGATATGTTCGGCGTTGATCTGGTCATTCCGGATTTTACCTATGTGCTGGAAAATAAGGACCGCATCAAGGGTCTGTTCATCACCCACGGCCATGAGGATCACATCGGCAGTCTGCCGTACCTGCTCAAAAAATTCAATGTGCCGATCTACGCCGCCAAGCTGACCATCGGCCTGATCAAAAACAAGCTGGAGGAGCATGGTCTGGCGTCCAGCGCCATCTTCCATGAGATCCGCCCCCGCCAGAAGGTCACGCTGGGCTGCTTTACTGTGGAGCCCATCCATGTCAACCACTCCATCCCGGATTCGCTGGCCTTTGCCATCGACTGCCCGGCCGGCGTGGTCATCCATACCGGTGACTTCAAGGTCGATTATACGCCGCTGTCCGGTGACGCCGTCACCGACCTGCCCACCATTGCCGAGTACGGCCGCAGGGGCGTGCTGGCACTGCTGGCGGATTCCACCAACGCAGAGCGCCCCGGCTTTACCGCGACCGAGCAGACGGTTGCGGAAGGGGTGCGCCGCCTGTTTGCCAAGGCGGGCAAGCGCCGCATCATCGTGGCAACCTTTGCCTCCAACATCTACCGCGTGCAGCAGATCATTGATCTGGCCATTGAGTCGGGCCGCAAGGTGGCCGTCAGCGGCCGCAGCATGGTCTCCAACACCGAGATGGCGAAGGAGCTGGGCTACCTGCATGCCCCGGATAATGTGCTTATCACGATCGACGAGATCAACAAGTACCCGCCGGAAAAGGTCGTCCTCATCACCACCGGCAGTCAGGGCGAGCCGCTGAGCGCGCTCTCCCGCATGGCGCAGGCCAGCCACCGTCAGGTGCGCGTCGGCCCCAATGATTTTATCATCATCTCGGCCCGGCCCATCCCCGGCAATGAAAAGACCGTCACGAAGGTCGTCAACGGCCTGCTGACGCTGGGTGCCGAGGTCATCTACGAGAACATGTATGACACCCATGTATCCGGCCACGCCTGTCAGGAGGAGCAGAAGCTCATGTTGACGCTGGCGCATCCGCAGTTCTTCCTGCCGGTACACGGTGAGTTCAAGCAGCTCAAGCGCCACGCCGAGACGGCGGAGCATCTGGGTTATATCCCCAAGCAGAATATCTATATTGCCGAGAACGGCCAGAATATCCGCATCTCTGCGGACGGCATGACCGTTGAAAATACCGTCACGGCGGGCGCTGTGATGGTGGACGGCTACGGTGTCGGCGATGTCGGCAATGTGGTTCTGCGGGACCGCCACCATCTGTCGGAGGACGGCATCATCATCGTGACGGCCGCCATCGACGGCAGCAACGGGCAGGTGCTGTCCGGACCCGATCTCGTCAGCCGCGGCTTTGTCTATGTGCGCGAGAGCGAGGAACTGATGGAGGGGGCCCGCACGCAGGTCGAGATGGCCCTTGACCGCAGCCTCGCCGACAATATGCATGACTGGGCCAGCGTAAAGGCTCGTGTGCGGGAATCGCTGTCCAGCTATATTTACCGCCGCACCAAGCGCAGCCCGATGATCCTGCCGATTCTGCTGGAAGTATAA